The Pirellulimonas nuda genome includes a region encoding these proteins:
- a CDS encoding DUF1963 domain-containing protein, whose protein sequence is MATELGRSVDKMNPHFPVLLLLIAVGCSPTNPSGRNHATSIEKEKETVHPKVDFDHWASVFPIETFQKTSGPRQFSTTEKGSPLDLWKPKGAIITSPEHLCHIELVRKNYARTKDLGDAVPVDIFIWSVTPTDKPFLTKLGGVPHRESSKAWPNDESNNPYTFVAQYCFADSKDIVSNKIPGDVMLVFFKDADSVYDPEAIHVEWSSIELESPMTADECPKPSFVVPQLSGHIYRTNEYPESWDVFEQEGHYQCYLFPTTQASKIGRETFFTQHDARGAGEELICTLNSVHPSKSKWPFIDLEELPDDWDKPDDHYGWGKYRMMFADVGCLYFVIDEDGNVSWSMDSY, encoded by the coding sequence ATGGCCACTGAGCTTGGACGTTCTGTTGACAAGATGAATCCACACTTCCCCGTCTTGCTGTTACTCATTGCCGTTGGTTGCTCGCCTACCAATCCGTCGGGACGGAATCACGCAACGTCGATTGAAAAGGAAAAAGAAACCGTGCATCCAAAAGTGGACTTTGACCATTGGGCGTCCGTCTTTCCGATCGAGACTTTTCAGAAGACAAGCGGCCCCCGGCAATTCAGCACAACCGAAAAGGGCAGTCCGCTCGACCTGTGGAAGCCGAAAGGGGCGATAATCACTAGTCCTGAACATCTCTGTCATATTGAACTCGTACGGAAGAACTACGCCAGAACAAAGGATTTAGGAGATGCTGTTCCGGTTGACATTTTCATTTGGAGCGTCACACCAACGGACAAACCCTTCCTGACAAAACTTGGCGGTGTTCCACATCGCGAATCCTCAAAGGCTTGGCCCAACGACGAAAGCAACAACCCATATACGTTTGTTGCGCAATACTGTTTTGCTGACTCGAAAGACATTGTTTCAAACAAGATTCCCGGCGATGTGATGCTCGTGTTCTTCAAAGACGCCGACAGCGTCTACGATCCCGAGGCGATCCACGTCGAATGGAGTTCGATCGAATTAGAATCACCGATGACTGCGGATGAATGCCCTAAGCCCTCTTTTGTCGTCCCACAACTCTCAGGGCATATATACCGCACGAACGAATACCCAGAAAGCTGGGACGTGTTCGAGCAAGAAGGACATTATCAGTGCTACTTGTTTCCGACCACTCAGGCTTCGAAAATCGGTCGTGAGACCTTCTTCACACAACACGACGCGCGAGGTGCCGGTGAGGAACTTATTTGCACGCTCAACTCTGTGCATCCATCAAAATCAAAATGGCCGTTCATCGACCTGGAAGAACTGCCCGATGATTGGGACAAACCAGACGACCATTACGGCTGGGGTAAATACCGTATGATGTTTGCGGATGTTGGCTGCCTTTACTTCGTAATCGACGAAGACGGCAATGTCAGTTGGTCAATGGATAGTTACTGA